A region of the Oncorhynchus clarkii lewisi isolate Uvic-CL-2024 chromosome 4, UVic_Ocla_1.0, whole genome shotgun sequence genome:
CCAATCATTGACTTAATTTAATTAATAGGAAAAGCAGTGGATCAACAAGCCAAGAAACCGATCTAGACACAGCGGGGAATATCCCTAAAACTTTACCACCATgggttctgttctgttatatAGTCCTCCTTCCAAGAGAGGAAAACAGCCAAGAATGTCAACACAAAGGAAATCATGACTTTAACTTTGTAAAATACCCGATTCATTGAAATGATTTACATTTCATAACCTAACCAGATAATTATGAGAGTTAATTTACAATCCAAGAACACATGATGGGAAATATACATAGTGTATCTGTGTAAGGGATTTGAATGAGCACAGTCAGCGCAGAAGAAGAGCAGAAAGACAACTTACTCCATCCTCAGCTCCCTCCTCTGCATCCGTTACATAACAGTCTCCTCAGCACAGcgcagcacacacagacagacacacagacacacacacgcatgcacacacacacagacacacacacacagacacacacacacagacacacacacgcatgcactcacgtacgtgcgcacacacacaaacaaacacaaacagcaCCGCAGAGCAGAGTAGGCCGGATCCAAACGGAAAATAAACttaaggagggatagagagggaactATCAACCAAATATCTGTCAGATAttggcaccctatcccctgtatagtgcactaaattccagtagggctctggtcaaaagtagtgcactatatagtaaaTTGGGTGCCATTGGATGCAGCTTGGGACTCAGTGGACTAAGGGATATGTGGCTCTGTCTTAGATTTGGCATCAATCAATAGGACTTTGTCACACACTCACAACAGAGGATGAATGGAGTGATGGTAGGAGCCCAGTAGAAGGCCAGAAATGTCTCATTCAGAAAAATGCTACAGACATGAATGGAACAGTGGACAGGAGAGTGTTCTGCTGGATCTAGGAGTTCATGGGGAGGGGCAGGAGTTGAATGACGGTTTAATTACGGTTCTATAATAACATAAGTGAGAGTGCGTGTATGTACTGGTTTGAGAGAGTGTATTCATTCATATATGTACTGTAAGTGATTGGTACTCACAATTGAATTTGGTACACACACGAGCTGTGGGTTTGAACCAAGAAATGGGttcagtccagtgtgtgtgtgtgtgtctgtttctgagTGTGCGTTCGTTCATTAGTGCCCAGTCTCTCACCGTAGGAAGATGCCCTTGATGTTTGGAGTGCCCTCAAAGGCGGTGGCGGGGACAGTGCTGATGTGGTTGGACTGCAGGTACAGGTACTCCAGAGACTCAGGCAGGTCAGACGGAACATGGGACAGCTGGTTACTGGACAGGTCCAAAGTCTGGAGGaacacatcaatcaaatcaatcactGCATTTATAAAGCCCTCTTTACACTATCAGAGTGCGAACCAACAGGTCCAACAAATGAAGGACAGGGCCAACAGCCAGCTTATCACACAGAAAACCTGTAGGTGTTACTTGTGTTAACCCCCCACCCAGTCTCACCGTCAGAGCGCTGAGCTCCATCCATGCTCCCTGGTAGATGGAGTTGAGTCTAAGCTGGTTGTGGCTGAGATTGATGTCCCTGAGCTTGGTCATGCCCTGCAGCGCCCCTTCTGGTATGGAGTTCAGCTGGTTGTCCTTCACCCGGAGGACCTGCAGGGAGCGGGGCAGGCCCAAGGGCAGGAAGTGGAGGGCGTTCCCTGACAGGTCCAAGGTCACCAGCAGACGCAGCTTCCTGAAGGCTGGATGATTATCAACATGGTCTCATTTAAATATGAAAAAATAGATACAAAAAACATTGTAGCTAAATGTAGTTATAACTTTACTGATTCCGTTAGGAAATTCTTTCTGTGTCATACAGCAGGCCCAAATATAGATATTAATATAGGGCTCCTGAATGGCGCAgcggtcttaggcactgcatcttagtgctagaggcgtcactacagaccctggttcgatttcaggctgtatcacaagtggccgtgattgggagtcccatagggtggtgcacaattggcccggtgttgtccgggttagggtttggctggggtaggccgtcattgtaaataagaatttgttcttaactgacttgcctcgttaaataaaacaaatatagaCAGAAGTACTGTACATTTCATCACACACATGATATGTGTGCAAGagccacatcaccaacaaactatcatggtccaaatacaccaagccagtcatgaagaaggcacgactgtcttggtgttccccctcgggagactgaaaagatttggcatgggtcctcagatcctcaaaaagtttggaaggcactatagagggtagtgcgtatggcccagtacatcactggggccaagcttcctgccatccaggacctctataccaggcggggtgtaagaggaaggccataaacattgccaaagactccagccacccttgtcatagactgttctctctgctaccgcacggcaagtggtaccggagcgccaagtctaggtccaaaaggcctcttaacagcttctacccccaacccataagactcctgaacagctaatcagaTGGCTACCTGGattatttgcattgtcccccctgctgctactctctgtttattatctatgcatagtaactttacctctacctacatgtacatactaccgcaattacctcgactaacctgtgcccccgcacattgactctgtactagtaccctgtatatagcctcgctactgttattttattgtcgctctttaattatttgttatttttctattttcttatttatttttttattttttacttcagtttatttgggTAACTACTTTAACACTTATTATTCTtaaaatgcattgttggttaagggcttgtaagtaagcatttcactgcatgtgacaaataaaatttgatttgaagagccGCATGTCACGGATTCCCACtaattgtatttgtatatatgtgccctttgtttACCATGGTGCGGTCGATCATTGTTACAATGtctgttggtgcgtgtgagtacctgtgctgtgtgttttggctttcgtgccattgtggtttgcgcagatgattacgggtctcgtcccgtgggATAATCATTGGGGacttgtgttatttattcgaggtactcctcgctattttgttttgggtttctaccctgtgtttgtatagtgtttgtttggtcttcgtacctgtgcctttacacggcacgctgtaatttgggtACAAAAAATGTTGGGTAATTTGGgtacaaaaaaaactaaaaaatatTATGCATTCCTAtgcctgtctcccgaatcattcaTATCAGCGTGACACCACATATAGTTCTACTGTAGATGTACAGTATTCATGTAGATGACAGCAGAGCAAagtacaacacaacaaaacacaatacaacaaaacatttccataTACTCCATATGTGGTCCAGTCTACCTTCTCTGTGTAGCTTGGGGCTGGTGAGGCGGTTGTAACTGAGGTTGAGCTCGGTCAGGGAATAGAGAAAGACCAAGTCGTTGCGTTCAATCACGTTGATAGTGTTGTGAAGCAGCATGAGAGTCTTGGCTCGGCGGGGCAGAGCCCTGGGGACACGCTCCAGCTGGTTGTTGTACATGTGGAGGGTGTGTAGTTTCTTCAGGCCCTGGGGGGGAAGAGAAAACTCTTTCTGTGAACATTTTCATGTAATTCTAATGGCATTACATAGCACATTTCAGGATTCTCATTGCTCATTTAACAGACAAAAAGATCATCAGAATCATAACATCAAAACAATTGTGCCCAACTCTCTGTGGCGGTTCAACCTGACCGAACTAGCAGTCAGATCAGGCTTTATATTTAGAATATTTTTCATGGTCCTTCGAGCCATATACACCTGTGGTAATTCAACTATCCGCAGTATGTCCTATAGCCCTCTATATAAGATTGAAGTATCCCAAGTATCCTGCAGCACCTACCTGGAATGCAGCATGGTGTATGGAGCGGGAGTGGAGCTGGTTGTTGTGCAGCAGTAGGTACTCAAGGTTACGACAGGCTGTGAGAGCATCGCCAGGGATACTGTGGATACTGTTCCTCTCCAGGTGTAGCAATATCAGACTCCGGGGCAGACCCTGAGGAACCACACTCAGGTTGTTGTTGGACAGGTCCAGATACTCCAGACTGGTCAActggctgagagaggagaggagagggtgacatTATATTTGATACAGGAGAGGTGAGGTTAGGGCGTCACTTTATCTTTAAGCGGTCATCTTATCTTTCCATGAATAGACAAATCTCACTTTTCTCTCCCATTTTGACATTTTCTCAGAATGTACCAGTTCAACCTAATCTCTCACCACtggcttatctctctctctctctctctctctctctctctctctctctctctctctctctctctctctctctatatctctctttctctctctctttctctctctctctctcactcactccctcactcactcactcactcactcacaccactctattctctcacattctctcgCTGAACTGAACATGAGATCAATATACATACATCGAAAGTAACAAGTGGACACTCAACTCACCATTCCCTTCTCAGAGTTTGCCGTGTTGTCAAGTCTATAGGTCTTTGTTTTGAATTGATGCACTCTGTAATAACCATTGACACATAATGGGCAACAGTGATAGTGTTTAACCTTGGATATATCGAATCAACTGCACTCAGGTGGAGTGACTGAATGACTCTGTCgagcgtgtttgtgtgtctgagtGTCCTACAATAAAAAGAGAGTAGTTGTAGTTCGCAgctaaagtatatttaaaaaaagaaccCTGCTGAAAATTATCTATTGACTGAAACATTGGTTATAAGATCCAATGAATTGTTTGTGGAGTATTCAAGAACACCCGACACACTCTTCCTACTACAGTACGTGAAGGTGTCATTGTCCATGCCTTATATTTGCCTGTGTTGTAAAGTCTACAGTATAGGTCTTTGTTTTGAATCAATACCCTTGGTTTTAACGTAACATGTGGCCTCAGATATCTCGAATCAActtagaagaagaggaagaatagAAGAAGACAGCTGGACTGAATTGCTCTCTGTTGAGTGTGTTTTATTTGTTAGTGTGTCTTATTATACTACAAATTGATAGTAACAGGTCCTCCAGTACCTGGAGGTCTTATCATCCATGCTGtactaaatcaaattaaattgtattggtcacatacacatggttagcagatgttattgcgagtgtagcgaaatgctattACAGTACTATTAAAATAGTACTACAGTAATACAagaatactactacagtactacaacaTTACCTGAAGGTCTCGTTGTCCATGCCTTCGTTGCTGAGCAAGTTGTTCTGTAGGTAGAGCTCTCTGAGCTGGGTCAGGCTATCAAAAACCCCTGACGGGATCTTCTCCAGCTTGTTACTCTGTTAACCAAGAAGAAGCCCAGACACACAATCAAGCATCACATATCATTATCACAGATAGGGAGTAATGGATtgcatgtaatcagttacatgtaatggattacaaaaaaaaaaaaaaaaaacagtaactAACCTGttatgttaccagcaaaaatatataatatatatatcagattacagatacttttgaagaAAATTGATTCTTACTTTGAGGATTACTtataaattcagaaaggatgtttgcgaaaaACAGAGTctatacctttctgttttctcaatgacattcaaatcagcattgaaaaaaggcgcaagtttaagtttgttccgcCTGAGAGAGtcaccacaagtcagagaccactatgatgacacaccaaatgcgtttGATGAATCACGGGAAAAAGAGCAGGAATGGGCTTTTGGGTAGGCTACAGCCTAAGCCAAGTCTtgcaatggtgcgactgctgtcggcatctaAAGATTGTCCAACTTGAATAAAGTTGCCGGTATGGACGAAAGAAGTGGTGCAACCTATGGGCGAtatggatatcacttattatcgatatctacatagcgcattgatgtgaatcataGATCTGCTCTCTCATTGAGCTCTTGGcaccttacggattgtggttgttgtggagggctgttcacaaatgtatacagtgccgtgaaaaagtatttgccccctttttctctatttttgcttatttttgatactgaatgtaatgagatcttcaaccaaaacctattagtagataaagggaacctgagtttacaaataacaaaaaaatgaaaCACCAAAAgcaattgcccccttacactcaatacctggttaaagtccagacctaatcccactTGAaagacttgaaacgagcagtcgctgagttaaagcagttttgcatggaagagtgggccaaaatgcCTCCACAGCGACGTGAGAGGCTGATcaataactacaggaagtgtctcgttggagtcattgcagcaaaaggtggcacaaccagttattgagtgtaagggcgcaattactttttcacacaatgggcattgggtgttgcataactttgtttatgaaatatatgaaataagtatgtaattgttgtgttatttgttcactcaggttccctttatgttatattaggttttggttgaagatctgataacagtCAAAAATTCAAAGATATGTAAAGGTAGAGAAAATTCGAAAAAGGGCAAATAATTTTTCCCAGCACTCTTTGTGTATTTTAACTGAATAATAGTTGAATTGAAGAAGTTTAAgatgcctatcaatcattgtttttgcgaccagtgaaaaatgtgctcttgcaacaACTGCATAGttcggatcccagcctatagaataaagGTTTGAGGGAGTTACCTTCTAAACTACTCTGTGGTATTGTGCTCCATACTGTCAAAAACAAGTTTAATTTAAGAAGGCCAcgagtggggcttttattgctcaatctaattcgtcctaataaaataaaaaaatccataggcctaacggacacatgctcaaacttctGTACTTTTGATcaacttaaaggggcaatctgtagttgctacatccatttttggatttataaatgaataatatatactgtacccattgattcttgaagaatataacttataaatgcctcatgagcttagttcaactgtaacACCCCATGAGAGCCCAAAATTTAAGCTTGTTTTTTCCCAATGtacaatgtaaacaaacactgtatagactcaaaacatggttaaaaatgGTTTTGATATcacggatggtcagtccttgcatccatagctctgtctattaatctgagagtggttacatttctcaagGACCATCTCTCAGCTTGTTACCAAACAGAGGTGCGGTGACCGCTTTGCTATTGTTTCAACTGTGGATTcaccctttaaacagctgcaaatTATCGCGATATCAAATTGTTGCCAACAAAacgtaaacaataggcctatagcaaatccAGCATTTGGCATACATGTTTTACTTGCAAATAATACTTTTTGGTAGTGCTCAAAGCACGCCATTCCATgagagcagcatttatttttcaactcgaagcAATGAGTCCAATTAGTCCTCCACGACAACATAATCGTAAACAACCGAGTAGGCTAAAACATCCTTGGTTTTTGGGTAATGCTCAGGTAAAAccatttggctaatctatacttccataatTCCAAGTCCTAtgcttgaagatcaaggggtattcaAAGTGAGTCAATCTAAAAAACTAAATATTTCCTAAGCTTTCTTATACCTCCTAGATAtgggacagacacttcaaaatctTATTCATCACAATTTTGTTTTTGAATGTCTGTTTTGCCATTTATTAATGACctatggtatgaccatcttaaaataaTTCCATCCATTAGCTagtatgaccccccccccccccccccccacagaataAATGCATGAAGTCAAATGCAACATCCATTGACAGCCAGCTACATAAACTATAACACTGACTTTTCCTacaatagatgttgttcaattggtcATATTCCTTTTAGTCTTTTTCTAATGGCTTTTAAAGGCTATGggaaaagtaatctaaaagtaactgaaagtaatccaAACGTTAATACGGATTACAATTTGACAGGTAactgtaactgattacatttagaaagtaacctacccaaccctgtatATAAATCAAGTTTATTTATGCATTTGTTAGATATTAGAGTACTTACATGGGAATATATAGACAGTTTATAAACAGAGATCAACTTGGCCGTATGAATGGGGAGTGAGCTCTCAGGATAGGTTGTTATTGTGTGAGGGCTGTAGCTACTCAACTTGATTTCACAAGCTCACCTTCAGATGGAGGCGGTAGATGGAAGAGGGCAGGCTCCTAGGGACGTAGCGGAGGAAGTTACTGGACATGATGAGAACCTCCAGGCTGTCAGAACCGTTAAACATGTTCTCGGGTAGCCCTGCATCTGTCAGGTTGTTGTCATGGAGATACACTGACCTGGGGTGGTTAGGACATGGGGGAATGCATGAAATTAGTGGTCTGGAGTGGAGCAAAGGGAAAAGATAAGCGATGggtgatttgttttattttatgaaTGAAGCAAAGTAATTAAATGCAATATAACACCTACAGCAACATAAGACCTTTCGACTGTGAAAATGTAATCCTCCTAtgcccaaccaactacctacctacctgcccacccacccacccacccacccacccccccacccacccacccacccacccacccacccaccctctctcacacacacacacacacacacacacacacacacacacacacacacacacacacacacacacacacacacacacacacacacacacacacacacacacacacacacacacacacacagactttgaCCGCTTACTTCAATCCTGGCTTCTGCCCAAATGTGTACGGGTAGATCTTCGCGAGCAAATTAGCGGCGAAATCAGCACTGACCAGTGAGGGAGGCAAGTGTTTGGGTGCTGTGGTGAGCTGGGAGGGAAAAAAACAGAGGGAAAGATTGAGAGAGATATTATGTTACTCTCTTCATTTGTTTTCTCCTGTTGTACTGACCACAAAATGACCTGTATGTGCTGGCAGTGAGGGGTAATTTACGCCACACAGACAATCGTTCTCAATTGACCTTGGAACATTGACGGATGAGTCAAAACAAATGAACACTTCAGTACATTTCAGTACTGTTTCCCTCCCAAATGATGCCAAGAGGGAGTTTCTGCCTTGCTTGAAATGGCTATGACAGGAGAAATAGGAGAAACTACTACAGTGGTAGTGAGATTAACTTGACACTCTTGGTttcaaaagggttatttggctgcccgtataggagaaccctttttggttccaagaacaactctttttggttccaggtagaaccattttggttccagatataacctccgtggaaagggttctacatttaACCCAAAATGgctctacttggaaccaaaagggttctacctggaaccaacaagtgttcttcaaagggttctcataagaacccttttaggttctagatagcacctttttttcctaagagtgtacaTAGCATCATACTCTATCTGTCCCCTTTTCAACGTGGTTTATGGATTAAAGTAAAATGGGTCTTTGAAGCTTGGTTCACTGTCTGCCACCTCTCCTGCTGGCAACAGCAGCACGGCTGGCAAGGACACAGCATCATAACaaaatagaatagaaaataatatCAATTTCACACAGAATTGTACTCTGATGCACTAAGAATAAGAGATCCAAGGTTTAAGATCCAagtagggaaggagagggaaaatGTTAATTATAgaacaaaaaaatacatgtcgGGGTctcaatgactggaatgaactgcaaaaatctctgaagctggagactcatatctccctcactagctttaagcaccagctgtcagagcagctcacagatcactgcacctgtacattgcccatctgtaaacagcccatctatctacctacctcatccccaaactgtatttatttatttatcttgctcctttgcaccccagtatctctacttgcacattcatcttctgcacatctaccattccagtgtttaattgctatattgtaattacttcgccaccatggcctatttattgccctaactcccttatcttacctcatttgcactcactgtatatagactttttgttttcttttgttctactgtattattgactatgttttgtttattccatgtgtaactctgtggtgttgtttgtgtcgaatttctatgctttatcttggccaggtcgcagttgcaaaggagaacttgttctcaactagcctacctggttaaataaaggtgaaataaaaaataaaataaaaaaacgtacTGTTGAGAGTTACAATAGTataatacacaaggtgcaatttcaaaaatgtggttgtgcatcagcagtttttattttgttatgtcagtcactgacagtcactaaATTAGCCCATGTTGACTGGTAAGTTTGTCTAGCAGCCAGCTATCTAAAACTGTAgtaatcatggttgaattacaGAACAGGgcccccccattgattttgttagtggACCATTCTATACCcccgggaaactgttgagcatgaaaaacctaaCCGTGTTACAGTTCTTAACACACtcaaccggtgcgcctggcacctactaccataacccattcaaaggcacttcagtcttttgtcttgaccattcaccctctgaatggcacacatacagtgTATAAGTTACATTTTCTGATGGTTCTTTGACTTCTTTCAGCCATTTGGTTATTTTGCAGTTTAGATCAGAAAACAATTACTCTTTGAAGGGAGACACTGCGTTATGGCTTTAGCCTGAGTCATTACATATCTGTATTGCTGAATTCTTGTGGATGCAGGACTTTGGTTGTCTCAACCTTAAGACCATCATGTTTTTAAAATTAGGATTCCAATAGGAGTAGAACAAATAAAGGTGTGAAGATGGCTTCAGAGAGCTCCATGATGACCTAGCAGTACTTTTAATGAGCACAGCACGCTATACTGTATGCTACTTACTCCTGGGAGACCTGATTATATATTAATGACTACCACAAGTGAAAACATGTACTGAAGAATGTTTACATGGAACCATATTCCCCTTGTTCAAGTTATGTCGCAATGACGGAGGAATAGTGATGTGTTGTTTTGTTGAATGTGTAAAGTCTATGTTTACGGCTGTGTTTAGAATTAATCACCTTGTTATTGGCCAAGTACAAGTAACTCAGTTGTTCCAGCACTGTAAATCCTTCATCTTCAAggcctgaatacacacacaaacacacacagacacacaagaaAAATAGAACATGGAAAATGTTATTCAGACTAAAAACATATACAACACAGAAAATAAAGATCAGACTGATTTGTTTTAGTGAATAGACCTGGACAGCATATAAGAGAAAATAAATTATCATTATTTTAATTAGGTATACATTATTAATGGAGTGGATCTAGAAGAACTAGAgcccacacactggttgaatcaatgttgtttccacgtcatttcaatgaaattgcaTTGAACCTACATGGAATAGATTTAGAATTgaggtctgtgcccagtgggcag
Encoded here:
- the LOC139407684 gene encoding podocan-like; amino-acid sequence: MASPRRSLFQGLSVLLLAWALVHCQPPLEPQNEEEKEEEPMEETEPEIETFTVPAVVKSEPVVCPGECTCTEGAVDCAGVDLMEFPSELPESTRILSLQNNQIEVVTIEDLTRLQQLETLNLQNNCLTTQGLEDEGFTVLEQLSYLYLANNKLTTAPKHLPPSLVSADFAANLLAKIYPYTFGQKPGLKSVYLHDNNLTDAGLPENMFNGSDSLEVLIMSSNFLRYVPRSLPSSIYRLHLKSNKLEKIPSGVFDSLTQLRELYLQNNLLSNEGMDNETFSQLTSLEYLDLSNNNLSVVPQGLPRSLILLHLERNSIHSIPGDALTACRNLEYLLLHNNQLHSRSIHHAAFQGLKKLHTLHMYNNQLERVPRALPRRAKTLMLLHNTINVIERNDLVFLYSLTELNLSYNRLTSPKLHREAFRKLRLLVTLDLSGNALHFLPLGLPRSLQVLRVKDNQLNSIPEGALQGMTKLRDINLSHNQLRLNSIYQGAWMELSALTTLDLSSNQLSHVPSDLPESLEYLYLQSNHISTVPATAFEGTPNIKGIFLRFNHLLAHSVKESSFKHLTNLQVLDIGHSSHSNPSGASFRQEEEEEEEMEMMEEEVREGFAS